One genomic window of Actinoplanes lobatus includes the following:
- a CDS encoding Pecanex-like protein 1 — translation MRRSKYRRANSPTWFSGRRRIAVIGAAAVAAFGGVVTVTQISNAATEDTVTDRALAACDDLQAPKSSRLSTQTRRGTYTTNNGQVTQHPDDGAGDVATTADVQNRCREWVLNNVASETEATTLRRNRGNNNGGGRGNNNGGNNNGGQNGGNNNGGGAAPSASAAAPTDAATSAPADGATSAPADGATSAPADQGGDQNQGGGDQNQGGDQNQGGNNGGDQGGDQPAPAPTATTPPPGAGLGILTNSCDTSDLEDHDGFQRGNRCVSTEFGEVGAAANNPTLLITGAPRQVNRNTPFTLQVSTRNLIRDRFLAAGQGGYYVESSVLQNGLVRGHFHTACRILDSQNQAPAPDPVPAFFVATEDRQGGAQPDTVAIQVPGLPQAGTFQCSSWAGDGSHRIPMMERANQTPAFDSVKIRVR, via the coding sequence ATGCGAAGGTCCAAGTACCGCCGCGCCAATTCCCCGACTTGGTTCAGCGGTCGGCGCCGCATCGCGGTCATCGGCGCTGCGGCGGTGGCGGCGTTCGGCGGCGTAGTGACCGTCACCCAGATCTCCAACGCGGCCACCGAGGACACGGTCACCGACCGGGCCCTGGCGGCGTGTGACGATCTGCAGGCGCCGAAGTCCTCGCGGCTCTCCACCCAGACCCGGCGAGGCACGTACACCACGAACAACGGCCAGGTCACGCAGCACCCGGACGACGGTGCCGGTGACGTGGCGACGACCGCGGACGTGCAGAACCGCTGCCGTGAGTGGGTGCTGAACAACGTCGCCTCCGAGACCGAGGCCACCACCCTCCGGCGCAACCGGGGCAACAACAACGGTGGCGGCCGCGGCAACAACAACGGTGGCAACAACAACGGCGGCCAGAACGGCGGCAACAACAACGGTGGTGGCGCCGCACCGAGCGCCAGCGCCGCGGCGCCCACCGACGCGGCCACCAGCGCGCCCGCCGACGGAGCCACCAGCGCTCCCGCCGACGGAGCCACCAGCGCGCCCGCCGACCAGGGCGGCGACCAGAACCAGGGCGGTGGCGACCAGAACCAGGGTGGCGACCAGAACCAGGGCGGAAACAACGGCGGCGACCAGGGTGGGGACCAGCCGGCTCCCGCTCCCACCGCCACCACCCCGCCGCCCGGCGCCGGCCTCGGCATCCTGACCAACAGCTGCGACACCTCCGATCTGGAGGACCACGACGGCTTCCAGCGCGGCAACCGCTGCGTCTCGACCGAGTTCGGTGAGGTCGGCGCCGCCGCGAACAACCCGACGCTGCTCATCACGGGCGCGCCCCGGCAGGTCAACCGGAACACCCCGTTCACCCTCCAGGTGAGCACCCGGAACCTGATCCGTGACCGGTTCCTCGCGGCCGGCCAGGGTGGTTACTACGTGGAGTCCAGCGTGCTCCAGAACGGCCTGGTCCGCGGTCACTTCCACACCGCGTGCCGGATCCTGGACAGCCAGAACCAGGCGCCCGCCCCGGACCCGGTCCCGGCGTTCTTCGTCGCGACCGAGGACCGGCAGGGTGGCGCTCAGCCGGACACCGTCGCCATCCAGGTGCCGGGTCTGCCCCAGGCGGGCACCTTCCAGTGCTCCTCGTGGGCCGGTGACGGTTCGCACCGTATCCCGATGATGGAGCGCGCCAACCAGACGCCGGCCTTCGACTCGGTCAAGATCCGGGTTCGCTGA
- a CDS encoding sigma-70 family RNA polymerase sigma factor produces the protein MHAVVEERLAPERVRVMARQHSGGRWQALDGGNQRDQGTVIPRQGARHEAAPSSSPSHEDTLVRTLYEEHAGPLLMFVLRLTGGDRQRAEDIVQETLLRAWRNAHRLGAQGQQSLRPWLVTVARRIAIDEHRSANARPAETYDRELESFPTTSDETDKVLQSMTVSDALRQLSHSHREILIETYFRGRTVPEAAEALNLPLGTAKSRVYYALRALRTALQQRGVTE, from the coding sequence ATGCATGCGGTGGTCGAAGAGCGGCTCGCGCCGGAGAGGGTGCGCGTGATGGCACGGCAACACTCCGGTGGCAGGTGGCAGGCTCTGGACGGTGGCAACCAGCGCGACCAGGGCACGGTGATCCCGCGGCAGGGCGCGCGGCACGAGGCCGCTCCGAGCAGTTCTCCCAGCCACGAGGACACCCTCGTGCGGACGCTCTACGAGGAGCACGCGGGCCCGCTGCTGATGTTCGTGCTGCGGCTGACCGGTGGTGACCGGCAGCGCGCCGAGGACATCGTGCAGGAGACCCTGCTCCGGGCCTGGCGCAACGCGCACCGGCTCGGCGCCCAGGGCCAGCAGTCGCTGCGCCCCTGGCTGGTCACCGTGGCCCGGCGGATCGCCATCGACGAGCATCGCAGCGCCAACGCGCGCCCCGCCGAGACGTACGATCGGGAGCTGGAGAGCTTCCCGACCACGTCCGACGAGACCGACAAGGTCCTGCAGTCGATGACCGTGTCCGACGCGCTCCGGCAGTTGAGCCACTCGCACCGGGAGATCCTGATCGAGACGTACTTCCGCGGCCGTACCGTGCCGGAGGCCGCCGAGGCGCTGAACCTTCCGCTGGGCACGGCCAAGTCGCGGGTGTACTACGCGCTGCGCGCACTGCGTACCGCGTTGCAGCAGCGGGGGGTGACCGAATGA
- a CDS encoding hemolysin family protein, whose protein sequence is MGGVGVPILLVLLLILVNAVLTGSEMALISLREGQVQRLERESRPGRVLARLTRDANRFLVTIQIGITLAGFLASAVVALYLSKPLAGQLGFAGTAAEPMATFLTTVVLTFVTLVLGELAPKRIAMQRAESWALVVARPLDQLSNFSRPAVWLLGRATDGVVRLAGVDPHARRDEVTAEEIRELVAAQQEISAEQRTIITGAFEIADRIMREILVPRRDVLTLPSGRPAAEALRTLIDSGHSRAPVIGKAGLDDVIGVVHLRDLVGADGPVDDVARPPLFLPETLRVSDALMQLRAERQPLALIVDERGAIDGIVTIEDLVEEIVGEIYDETDRDVASTVREPDGALLMPGSFPIHDLPDVGFRGNPPEEGDYTTIAGMVLAALGHIPTEPGEVVTLPEFTAEVTEVTGRAITRVRVRALAESIDAD, encoded by the coding sequence ATGGGTGGCGTCGGTGTGCCGATCCTCCTGGTGCTTCTGCTGATCCTGGTCAACGCGGTGCTCACCGGCAGCGAGATGGCCCTCATCTCGCTGCGGGAGGGCCAGGTCCAGCGCCTGGAGCGGGAGTCCCGCCCCGGGCGGGTGCTGGCCCGGCTCACCCGCGACGCCAACCGCTTCCTGGTCACCATCCAGATCGGCATCACCCTGGCCGGCTTCCTGGCCTCCGCCGTGGTCGCCCTCTACCTGTCGAAGCCGCTGGCCGGCCAGCTCGGCTTCGCCGGCACCGCGGCCGAGCCGATGGCCACCTTCCTGACCACCGTGGTGCTCACCTTCGTCACGCTGGTGCTGGGCGAACTGGCGCCGAAGCGGATCGCCATGCAGCGGGCCGAGAGCTGGGCGCTGGTGGTGGCCCGGCCGCTCGACCAGCTGTCGAACTTCTCCCGCCCGGCCGTCTGGCTGCTCGGGAGGGCCACCGACGGGGTGGTGCGCCTGGCCGGCGTCGACCCGCACGCCCGGCGTGACGAGGTCACCGCCGAGGAGATCCGTGAGCTGGTCGCCGCCCAGCAGGAGATCTCCGCCGAGCAGCGGACCATCATCACCGGCGCCTTCGAGATCGCCGACCGGATCATGCGGGAGATCCTGGTGCCCCGCCGTGACGTGCTGACCCTGCCCAGCGGGCGGCCGGCCGCCGAGGCGCTGCGCACCCTGATCGACAGTGGGCACTCCCGCGCGCCGGTGATCGGCAAGGCGGGGCTGGACGACGTGATCGGCGTGGTGCATCTGCGGGACCTGGTCGGCGCCGACGGCCCGGTCGACGACGTGGCCCGGCCGCCGCTGTTCCTGCCGGAGACGCTGCGGGTCTCCGACGCGCTCATGCAGTTGCGGGCGGAACGGCAGCCGCTCGCCCTGATCGTCGACGAGCGCGGCGCCATCGACGGCATCGTCACCATCGAGGACCTGGTCGAGGAGATCGTCGGGGAGATCTACGACGAGACGGACCGGGACGTCGCCTCGACCGTACGGGAGCCGGACGGCGCCCTGCTGATGCCCGGCTCGTTCCCCATCCACGACCTGCCCGACGTCGGGTTCCGGGGCAATCCGCCGGAGGAGGGCGACTACACCACGATCGCCGGGATGGTGCTGGCCGCGCTCGGGCACATCCCCACCGAACCGGGGGAGGTGGTGACCCTGCCCGAGTTCACCGCCGAGGTGACCGAGGTGACCGGCCGGGCCATCACCCGGGTCCGGGTCCGCGCCCTGGCCGAGTCCATCGACGCCGACTGA
- a CDS encoding DNA-3-methyladenine glycosylase family protein yields the protein MALTPEHGQGHRSARTKCHSGAVEVVRRLRPPERYAFAVSVRPLLVPKHDPCGRLGDDGLWLAMRTPAGPASLHLARAAGDLIATGHGPGAEWAADRADAIAGLRDDPGDLPTLAARHPLVARLAKTFSGVRLPATGQVFPRLLRAVLEQKVTGKEAHRSYRAVCRHFGEPAPGPAGLLLPPDPAAVAATAYWEFHPFGVEQRRTETLLRAARVADRLERCADAAEATTRMTALPGIGPWTAAETVRYAYGDPDAVSVGDFHIPNTVAWALAGEPRGTDARMLELLEPFRGHRGRVCDLLALGGIQAPKFGPRMPLRSFARF from the coding sequence ATGGCCCTGACCCCGGAGCACGGTCAGGGCCATCGGTCTGCCCGGACAAAGTGTCATAGTGGCGCGGTGGAAGTCGTCCGCCGCCTGCGGCCACCCGAGCGTTACGCCTTCGCGGTCTCGGTGCGGCCACTGCTGGTCCCGAAGCACGATCCCTGCGGGCGGCTCGGCGACGACGGTCTCTGGCTCGCCATGCGTACCCCGGCCGGGCCCGCCTCGCTGCACCTGGCCCGCGCCGCCGGGGACCTGATCGCCACCGGTCACGGGCCGGGCGCCGAGTGGGCCGCCGACCGGGCCGACGCGATCGCCGGCCTCCGCGACGATCCGGGCGATCTGCCCACGCTCGCCGCGCGGCATCCGCTGGTCGCCCGGCTGGCCAAAACCTTTTCCGGGGTACGCCTGCCGGCCACCGGACAGGTTTTCCCGCGACTGCTCCGTGCCGTCCTCGAACAGAAGGTCACCGGCAAGGAGGCGCACCGGTCGTACCGTGCGGTCTGCCGGCATTTCGGTGAGCCGGCGCCGGGCCCGGCCGGTCTGCTGCTGCCACCCGATCCGGCCGCCGTGGCGGCCACCGCCTACTGGGAGTTCCATCCGTTCGGCGTCGAGCAGCGCCGCACCGAGACCCTGCTGCGGGCCGCGCGGGTCGCGGACCGGCTGGAGCGCTGCGCCGACGCGGCCGAGGCGACCACCCGGATGACCGCGCTGCCCGGGATCGGCCCGTGGACCGCCGCCGAGACGGTGCGGTACGCCTACGGCGACCCGGACGCGGTGAGCGTCGGTGACTTCCACATCCCCAACACGGTGGCCTGGGCGCTGGCCGGGGAGCCGCGCGGCACCGACGCCCGGATGCTGGAGCTGCTCGAACCGTTCCGTGGCCACCGGGGCCGGGTCTGTGACCTGCTCGCCCTGGGTGGCATCCAGGCGCCGAAGTTCGGTCCCCGGATGCCGCTGCGGTCGTTCGCGCGGTTCTGA
- a CDS encoding DUF4142 domain-containing protein: MRTRRSPRWLVGTLALSLAFMMAPAGVAHAAEPIPVPQTSGLPNKGTGTLAAADRDFVIKVRLAGLWEIPAGNMAVEKSNNAAVKKIGQSIAAQHVALDSLDRTAAKKLGISLPNQPNGDQQGWLNEMRTAATPEQFDQIFIDRLRAAHGKIFPAIATIRATTRNDTVRALAQQTNQFVATHMTLLESSGIVDYAALPTAPAPAAAGQGPVPIDNQMLVAANNGESIPGLSNTVILLVLAAALVVGVVTTMRIFRAR, translated from the coding sequence ATGAGGACCCGCCGTAGCCCCCGATGGCTGGTCGGCACCCTGGCCCTATCCCTGGCGTTCATGATGGCGCCGGCCGGGGTGGCTCACGCCGCGGAGCCGATTCCGGTTCCGCAGACCTCAGGCCTGCCCAACAAGGGCACCGGCACGCTCGCCGCGGCTGACCGCGACTTCGTGATCAAGGTTCGGCTGGCCGGCCTCTGGGAGATCCCGGCCGGCAACATGGCCGTGGAGAAGTCGAACAACGCGGCGGTCAAGAAGATCGGCCAGTCGATCGCGGCGCAGCACGTCGCGCTGGACAGCCTGGACCGCACCGCGGCCAAGAAGCTCGGGATCAGCCTGCCCAACCAGCCGAACGGCGACCAGCAGGGCTGGCTGAACGAGATGCGCACGGCGGCGACGCCGGAGCAGTTCGACCAGATCTTCATCGACCGGCTCCGCGCCGCGCACGGCAAGATCTTCCCGGCGATCGCCACGATCCGGGCCACCACGCGCAACGACACGGTCCGCGCGCTGGCACAGCAGACGAACCAGTTCGTCGCGACGCACATGACCCTGCTGGAGAGCAGCGGGATCGTCGACTACGCGGCGCTGCCCACAGCGCCCGCGCCGGCCGCCGCGGGACAGGGTCCTGTCCCGATCGACAACCAGATGCTGGTCGCGGCGAACAACGGGGAGAGCATCCCCGGCCTCAGCAACACCGTAATCCTGTTGGTCCTCGCTGCCGCGCTGGTGGTCGGGGTCGTAACGACCATGCGCATCTTCCGCGCGCGGTAA